Genomic window (Lutra lutra chromosome 6, mLutLut1.2, whole genome shotgun sequence):
CGGGTGCCGTCTCCCGCAGCGGCCCGAGACCCGCCGCCCCGGCCCCATGCTTTCGGGGCGGGACTGCACGGACGCCCGCGGCCGCGCAAGGACGGGGACCCTAGCGCACAGAGGCTCGTGCGGACCCGGTCCAAGGCCTGGCCGGGACCCCTTCCCGCCGCGTCCCAAACGCACGGCGCCTCCCGAATCCGCTCGGAAGGCCTCCGGGTTCCTACGGGCACCGAGGACAGGGGACGGGCGCCACGACAAGCTCGCGTCTGGGGCCACCTGCCTCTCACCCAGGCCCGCGAGGGACACGCCCTCCGCGCCCCGTCCCTCCCCGTCGCCCTGGTTACCAGCCGCCCCCGCGCCGCACCCACAACTTCTCGTCATTTCCTCCAGAGGCCCAGGACGCTTCCGCTTCCGGGTCGTGCCTCACTTCCCGGCGTCTCCTCATTTCCGGGCGCCGCCTCACTTCCGGGCGCCGCTTCATTTCCGGCTGCTCGGGCGCGGCGGCCCAGACCAGGCCCGGATGCTCCAGACCCGGCACCCCTCCGGGAGCGGCGGTAAGTACAGGGCCAGGGCTCCCGCGACCCCTCGCTCCGGGCAGGGCCGTCGCCCCCAGCGCTGCCCCTCCGCCCGGCCTCGCGCTCGGGCTCCCCCTTGCCATCCCTGTCTTCCCGCCTCCCCTTTCCCACCCTCCCCCGCggcttccccgccccctccctgctcGCTCCCCCGTCGCTCCCCCTGCTCACCTCGCCCCGCTCGCCCTCCCCGTCTCCCCTCCCCCGTCCTATCCCGCCCCCGTCCCACGGTGTCgcgctccccctcccctgcctctcccctccccctcccgtcTTCTTCCCCTGGCCTCCGGGGACCCGCCCCCGAGCGGCGGCCTGGCCCTGCTGGCCCGGCGCTGAGCGCGCTCCGGTCCTCCGGCAGGACGTCCGCGGGGGAGCGGGTGACTGAGGCGGCGGGCATGGCCGCGGCCTGGAAGCGCGCGCTGCTGGTCCTGCTGGCCTCGCAGGTGGCGTCCTCGGCGGGCTCCTCGGAGGAGGACGAGGTCCCCGGGGAGTGGGTCCTGCTGCACGTGGTGCAGGGCCAGATCGGAGCCGGCAATTACAGCTACTTGAGGCTGAACCACGAGGGGAAGATCGTTCTCCGGATGCAGAGCTTGAGAGGGGACGCGGACCTGTACGTGTCGGACAGCACCCTGCACCCCAGCTTCGACGACTACGCGCTGCAGTCCGTCACCTGCGGCCCGGACGAGGTGTCCATCCCCGCGCACTTCCGGCGGCCCGTGGGCATCGGCATCTACGGGCACCCGTCGCACCACGAGAGCGAGTTCGAGATGAAGGTGTACTTCGACCGCAGCGTGGAGCAGTCCCCGTTCGCCGAGGTCGCGACCCCGGACGGCAGGGACCCGGGGTACAGGCACGCGCAGGCCCCCGAGGACGCGCCGCAGGAGGAGGAGTCGGTGCTCTGGACCGTCCTGATCAGCGTCCTGAAGCTGGTGCTGGAGATCCTGTTCTGAGCCCGGGCGGCCCGGGAGTCCAGCCTGGCGGGCGCTGGGCGACTTCTCTCGGAGGGCGGAAAATAAAGCCATAGGGTTGTTCCCGCGCGCGCCCCACAAGGAGGGAGAAGAGCACGAACGGTGTTTGCTCCACGTGTCTAAGCTCCTGCGACGGGCGTGCGCGCAATGAAACGTTCAAACCCGCTTTGGTCCGCTCGCCGGGCGACCGACGCGACTGCAGAAACCGCGTGCACGGGAAGCGCGGGAAGCGCGTGGGAGCGGAGCAGGGCATCGAGCGCGGCGTCGGCGTCCGGCGGGAGGCGGGGCAGCGAGAGCCGTGCCCTGGCCCGAGACTCCCGCGGCGGGACCCTCTGAAAGCAAGTCCGGAAGGTGATAATTTCCGGGGCTCCGCTTGCTCCCGAGGTCAGGGGAGCAGCCCGTCCTGACAGGTTTCCAGGCTGACCCAGGTCCTGCCTGTACCTGCTCGCCGACTGTCATCCGGCCTCGTGTGGCCTCAGCGCGGGCGCCCGTCGTTCCAGGTCTCCCGTCATGACGTACAACAGGCCAGAAACAACGCAGGTTCGGACAGTGGCGCGCAGAGACAGTCCCTTTCGGTCCGAGGAGGAGGAGTTGAGATTTCGATTAAGTTCTCTAATATTTCCCACCGAGCTTCTGGATAGAGCCGAAGTACCAACGAGATTAAAAAACACTTTGGGAAAATGATTATTTCTCTACTTGAAGTTGGCTTCAAGGGTAAAAGTGGCTCATAAATAAATCAACCGGCAGATTTTAAGCGCGTAGTTAATTTCAGAAATcttttattggcataaaattgaGAATGGAAATAAGTTGGCACcacatatttcatttaaatccATATTACAATATTGGGGTCAAAAAACTATTTTATCCCTCTTTGCTGTTTTTCCCCCTTCTGCCCACTTTCCTGGGTGTTGGGGGGGCTCGCTGACAACAGTCACAAATCCAGCGACCTAGGAGAAAAATTGTTAGTTAATATagtatgaaatttaattttttaggacTGAATTTTAAACCCATTTGGCTCTCCTTTCTTAGCTATCACTAACGATACTTCTCTGTGGGATCTGTGACATGAAGGACACTAACGAGTTTCCTAAGGAGAAAACTGTAGACTTCCCTTCATTAGTGTAATCAGTACCATGTGAAATTCagtgccggggtgggggggattctCTACAGtgatactgattttaaaaagtttctacaaTCCTTTCTGAAATCCAACACTATCCTCCTTCAGAGTTCAATACAGAAATCCTCAGATAAAACCTGTTACAGAGTTTGGCTTGTCTTCAgcctttctctctgctgcccAGTGGCAGCCCCGAGGCCGGGCACGCACCAGACACAGCGCTTTAAGCTGACCAGGGATGAGCTGTGCCGCGTACTCCTGTCCGAGTCACTACAGAACTTCAAGTCACCTGCTTCTTAATGGTTCCCAGGAAACTTAGCTCTAGGCATGTATGTTATAAAAGTACTCTACAGTGTTAACTATGCAAATAAGTTCTAGATTTACACAATTATGTGTAACATTTTAGTCCAATTACTGTGATTTATTCTCCAGCTCTGTGTTCATTCCAAAGTTATCTGGAATTGTCATGCTGCCTCATTTTATAGAAATCtggtttaatatttataaaggcATAGCGGTCGTTTTTGTTAAGTTTCTGAATAGatgagctaaaaataaaatcaaggctTTGAAACAAATTGATGCTCTTGCTTTTAGTTCTTTCAGTAGAAAGACATGCTTCCAGCACCTGGATGGGACATCCCGTTTTTTACTCGGGTCACCTAGCAAAGAAAAGCGGGTGGATGTTATCTGGATAATCACAGCTTTGGTCACTTCTTACGAACAGAAGGATCTTTATGGTGCTTATGCGGAGCCTTTAAAAAAAGGCTGGGAGAAGCCCTCCACTCAAAGATAATGTTCCTCCTCTTTTCAGTCTTTACCTGATGGAATAGCACCAAGGCCCACACAAAAAGTATGATAACCTCTGTCACACACATCACAGAACATCATTTCTTCTTCATGGTGGGGTTGTCCACATATAATGCAAGTTTTACATTCCATACATTGCCATGGGTAGGTCTTAATCATAGAAACAAGCTCCATGGTCATATCCAGGCAAGAAGGATGGCCTAAACCAAAACCAACATTAGTATTTCACAAGAGAATTTTGAACTTAATATGGCACAATAAAATGCTAGTTTGCTTCAAGTGCAGAAGTATGGCTACAACGTTTAatccccaaagaaatgaaaatacaagaagtagagaaaaatacATGGGCTTCTTCTCTATGCCTCACAAGTTACCCTATATGATGATTCTTTGATTCAGGTCTAGCTGACAACTAAAAATCCTGGTTTTCGAAGCAACGAATAGGGTGGTTACAATGTGAAGAAGACAGGTCGGTACTCACCACTATTGTCACACTGGGAGCAGTGTATGAGTGATTCAGCCTTCCCTTTCTTGTTGGACTCCTTACCCTTCAGACAAATTCCACATAGAGCATTTGGAATGACCTTTGGCTGGAAGGGTAGAAGAGGGCTATAAATTCATGCCAGAAGAACTTACTGTGGGTTCATAAGGAATTGTTACTGCCTTGTCTTTACTCTTGGCTAACTTGCTAGCGAGGTCCTTTCGGAAGGGCCTGACTCGAGAGCCAGCTTTCAACATACAATGGCCTACTGACTAAAGcctcagatttcttttaaaaaattctgtcaaCAACGTGATCTGGTTTTAGGATTAAATATAGCATTCTACACTCCCTACGTGAACTAGAAGGGACGCCTACAATGAAAAATTGCTCTATTAACGGGAAGAGGAAATCCAGGTACCAAACAACCATTATGTGTATAGTCAGGCTTACTGGAAAACGGAAGGCTCTGTGTGAAGCAGCTTACATACTGGTCTTGTTTAAAAACGGACTATTTTCCGAAATCTATGAAATCTAAGTTACAAGAAtcaatgttttaacatttttaattgaaagatgTCTCATCCATACATTGTCATGTGCATAAATGTTTCTGGAAACCAAGctatgattatttcctttgcataTCTAATAATAAAAGAGCCTATGCTTAAGGAGAAAGCATTCCACATGAGATACAAAACATAAAAGAGGAAAGTAAGTTTTCAGACAagccacacaaaaaaaaaaaaccacacacttaaaaaaaattacagacacCCTCATATCCTTGAGTACCATTCACTGTGCAGCTTAAAGCCTTGCTCAATCCGATGAAAGTACTTGGGCTTTAAAAAAACGCTGAGCAACACACTGGAAAGGACGAAGAAGAAAAGATGCAGGGCATCTACAGTCGTTGGGGAGGGAGAACATACAAACTTCACAGCTCTGACCACAGCGAGATGACGTTCATTCACGCTACTTGAACACATAAGTGacggaggcagagaaagaagagtacGCGTGGGCCAAGTAGGAGACGGGCCGGCCGATGTGCGCACATGACCTGCGGGGAGATGCTCTTCAGCAGGACGGTGGTATGTTTTATTCCAACCCTGCCAAACGCATCTTCTATGTCCCTCTCCTAAGTTACTAAAACAAAGAGGAGCCTCAAGGAAACTCCAACTTCGTATACAGCATTCCAGCTTTGAAATGTCTCCCTGCCATCTTCCAAACCTGTCAGGCCTAAACAATTTGttcttaattctttaaattttttatgttttaaattgtctttctttgcaAAAGATGACAGAggcattcaaaaataatttttggcttatttatttaaaaaaaagtcaaccttatacataaatataataaaaacaataactcTAAACAATCACAAATGTctctacaaaataataaatatcatggAAGTTAAAACATACATATAGAACTTTACCATTAACTATTCTACATCTCCTATATGTGTGTCCGTATACCCTGCTCCCCCAACAAAAGGATCGTGTCCCATGCTCACACCGTGTGCGTCTCGCAGAGCAGTTACCCTCCATTGCTGCCGCTACATTCTAAGCAGGAGGTTCTCTCTGTGTTTCCTACACCTAAATACAAAACACCCAGAAGTGCACTTCTATGATCCAAGTTCTGATCCGGTGATGACCACACCTGTAACTGCCATAATACACAGTAGAAAGCTCGCTCGATGCACCAAAATAAGAACTCTCTTTTGGCTATGGCACCTGCACTGAATGTAAAAGACAGACTTATTTAATACTTGTAGTTGAAGCTAGATACTGGCATACCAAGTATTTGAATATCTCTCACTAAAGTCAGGGACGTAACTACACAGTATTAAATTCTAAAAGAACTCCTTATAGGAGATCCTTTACAAATGTCAAAAAGGAATCGAACACAAGCTAGTCATTCACATTCTAGAGCAATTCAAGTTCTACAgccattaaaatatacattaaacaCCTAGGATAAAAAAAGGACACCAAGAAAATTCTAGGTTTACTTCTAAGCTTAAAATCATAATATTTTGTTAAgccacttaaaatttttcttaccCAATAGTCTTCATCTTGATGAAAAGAGGGAGTGACaggggtggagaagggagagagaaagagagaaagagctttgTAGCATTTCCTATGGCAATTCCTTGCTCACTCAAGCACTCCGAGCTCTCTAAGAAGCCACGCTGCTCACAGCCAGGGCAGCCAGCCGGGAAGCTCGTCTCTGACGGAGACTCCTCcgatggaggaggaagggaaccGCGCACAGAGCTCCCGCGGTGACTGATGGAACAGACCCTGTGTCTGACTGTTCTACCTCTAGTAACTGCAACAACATCAAAGCTTCACTAttgacaagaaaattaaaatgctcaTCCTAATGGTTCTCAGCATCTCAAATAAAAGGCTCACAATACACTGACTTTCCTGCTCGGGAAAGCACCGAAGATAAGGGAGACTTTCACGGTAACACTAATATAGTATAGATTTTAATTACAAACTTGTCGCATAGGCCTGAATCCTAACAATTATGCTTTCGCTGCAGGTTAATGTAACCTAAACAATACTGTCCTACAAATGAAGGGCAAGCACTAGTGAATCTTATTAAGCAAGACATTGGATACGCCATCGTTTCTGGTAACTCCGACGTATTTATGTATATGACCTTCAGCTTGTCAGCACCCGGATATCTAGGCACATCTTggcttattaatatttttcatagagAGGTTACTTTTAACAAACATGTTCATATTAATGTATTAAGTCTCGATACTGGTTGTTCCAAACTTTGAAACACCTGAAACATTTTTAGGTGCTAAAAATGTtcacagaaattataaaatgtgtattttgcatATTACACTCCCTTGAGTAACAGCAATTTAGGTTAAGCTATAGGATTTCTTCTAGATTAAATCAATGATACCGTGGaataattcttcattttcagCCTCTATTAAAACATCTACCTCACCACTCTCCCCTCCGAACCCAGGATGAACCCAGGCTGGTGGCGAAGTCTCCTCCGTGCTCAGTGCTCGAGCTGCCGCTCCCGGCTGAAGACGGGCAGTGCCCTCCGCGGCGCACGGCAGGCTAGCTTTCCAAGACTGACTCTTTGGACTTCATTTGCTTTCAATTATGAAGCATTAATTTAcagcttttacatttaaaaaactagGTAAGCTATCCATGTACAAACAAGTACAAAATCGCACGGCTGCGGCCTATTGAAGCCATCCCTGGAAGCCGGCCTTGGCCAAACGAAGCTTAAGACTGGCCTGCCACAGACTgaagaaacatgtatttttaatctgATTATATAAAGGCATCTTCAAACTGAATATGGATTAAATACACTAATTTGCTAAGTTGCTTTATTTActtcaggaaaagaaaggcaaGCGGACTGCAAGCAGGGTCCGGCTGGGGAAGGGAAGTTGGCCGGCAGCCCGCGCGCACCTGTTCCTCGAGATCATCCACCGCGACCCCAATCCTGACACACGACGAGATGGGTCAACAGTCCCACTCAGCAAGCTGCTCCCTCGCCTTACTCTAAGACGCTCCTTCCAAACACCTTCATAACCACAATAAAAGGCATAATCTGATAGAATCCGGACTGTATGAATGGTCTGTCTTACCATTACTGTCCAGAACATAAAACCGTGCAGCTGATGTCACCTCTTCCAGGACGTTCCAAAACCCCCACGCAGGGGTAAGGCTACTCACCTCTCACCTAGCCTTCTGAAGGGGAAGACGCTGACAGAAACATGGCTGAGAGCACACGGCCTTACTCTGAGCCAGGCTACGTCACTAAATGAAGCCTACCTCCCGGTCCTAGAGTTGGAGACGCTATTTGCCAAGGCCAGGCTAAAAATCACCACAAGGTAAATAACAGGCTGTACTACTTTCCATCGCAGAGTCAGCTAAATTTGGTCAACGGATCAAATAATCATTGGATAAAACCCAGATCTCTTTCCAGAAGACGCAGCTTATTCTAAGAGCCCATCCACCCATCCCTCACAGCTCAGCTCCACTCAACACTAGGACGTTTTAGATGTCAGAAAATTACGATCTTTACTCCAAGGAAACAAACTATAAAGTTCTGcctacaaaataaatttttttaaaaacccatactTGCCTGGTTATTGtttaaaagtcaaaaaaagattttcttataaATTGTACATCTCCAGAAACAGAAGCTGAACCAGAGGCCAAAGAGACAGCAAAGCcaccaagaaaagaaagcagaagagaaggcAGCCGGCAGAGGGCACACACCACAGAACAGCGGGTGGGGGGCGGCAGGCAGAGCTCCCCGCGCTGGAGGTCAGAGTTAAAACTATGTCGGGGAAAGAGGCTGGTCAGGAAGGAAGCAGAGTCAGGGGCTTTTTTCTTCTACCTTGTACCCAGGGACTGACTTGGACAGAACAGAACGTTTGGAAGCGTCTTTTCTTGGAGTAGCAGCTTTGTCCTTGGATCTCTGTCTTCCCTGGAAAGGCTCCTCCTGGCCATCGGGAAGGCCTTCCCCCTCGGACACGTTGCCGGAGGAGCTGTCCTGGAGGTCGGAAACACAAACAGAGACTCCTTGGAATTCACAGACTGGACTGTGATTtgtaaaaagttttaaagttccatcaacctaaaaataaaaagatagcttAGTAGATAGAGCTTTTCCAGCACAGACTGAAAAGTCGTGTTCAAAGTCACCCACCTGCCTTAAGAATTTGTGAGGGCACAGAGCTCCCTCCACTCCCGCCGGCCAGTGCCTTAACGCACCGTCTCCTGACATGACACGACAGGACTGTCGGCTTTGGTGCTTCAACCACGCGGGCATGGTTTCAGACAAAAACTGCTTAAAAAATACACTGTCTTAGATAAGTGTGGGTATTCTTCCTGAGTAGTGTCACGGGTCCTTCGACCTCCGTCTTGTATCCCACACAAGCACCAGTGTCACCGAGTCCTTATGACAGTATCTGACATACTTTTTATGTTCAAAGTTTAGCACTTTGCTAACTCATCACTGAATTCTTcatctattaatttaaaattttctagttaaataaaaatgctatgttcgtgtaaattatgaaaattttaagtgagaaaattaGGTTATGCATAACTACTCTGATAAACATTCTGAGACAACCACTGGAAACATGAATGCATCTCTTTTCAGGTGTGTGTCTGCATACAAATACCCAGattcacacattcacacactcaaACATATACCCCATCTACACGTATCCCTCATTTTATTAGGACACAAaactggtggggcacctgggtggctcagtcagttaagcgactgactcttggtttcggctgaggtccgagtcgtgagatcgagccccacatcaggctccacactcagtgtggagtctgttcaagcttctctctctacctctccttctgcccctcccccactccgctaaaataaataagtctttaaatatgatcttaaacacacacacacacactggattcCACTGAGCACGTGTGCATGGGTTTTTCAACTGTTTTAAGtattatgtgcattttaccacaTCACTACACATTCTTTGAATTTCACTTCTGTCATGTAAATGTAATATATCACCTTAAATTTATGGACATTAAATTTATTCGTAATTTCCAttataaaaaatactgttaaCACTACAATGGCCATGGTTTTCCTAATTAAATTTTGTCCTTCAGGTAAACTCTGTTAGGATATTTGCTAGGTCAAATTCTGTGGAAGTTAAAAATCTTGGTAAACTGTTAAATGCTCTCTGAAATGttggattacttttttttttaaagattttatttatttggggcgcctgggtggctcagtgggttaaagattttatttatttatttgacagacagagatcacaagtaggcagagaggcaggcagagagagagagggaagcaggttcccgctgagcagagagcccaatgcggggctcgatcccaggaccctgagataatgacctgagccgaaggcagaggcttaacccactgagccacccaagcgccccacagACTACGACAGGCAGAGTGAGGAAAAGTCAACCTCAATATATCCTGCTCCCACCGCAGCTCCCCTTTTACcaataagacaggaaaaaagtGGTCCCATCACTTTAATACTTGAAGAGCATCTCATTTTATGTAACGTGTATCATCAAACGTTTTAGAAGTTGTTGCTGACAAAAAAATGTACTGGCCATTTAACGGAGCACACTCTCGGGTGCAGGCTGGCTATAACGAGGGTTTAAAATGGCCAGAGCCGCTCGGCGCACCGCGCCCCATCAAATCAAAATCCTCtgctctcggggcacctgggtggctcagtgggttaagccgctgccttcagctcaggtcatgatcccaggtcctgggttcgagccccgcgtcgggctttctgctcggcagggagcctgcttcctcctctctctctgcctgcctctctgcttacttgtgatttctctctgtcaaataaataaataaaatctttaaaaaaaaaaaaaaaaaatcctctgctcTCCTTCACCTTCCACCAAGCACACCAACTTTCCCCAGTCATGCAACCTcgttttgctttaaaaagaaaaaaaaaaaaaaaaaaaaagtcgtacAAGAAAACCTACATGACAACACCTTCAAATTTTCCTATAGGTAATCTAAATTATTAATTAAGCAGTAGgatggggtgcctcagtgggctaagcgtctgcctttgactaagatcccgaggtcctgggacgAAGCCCGGCGTGGGGAATCCTGactcggcaaggagcctgatcgtccctcccctccctgcttgtgctctctgtcactgcatctgtctctctctcaaataaatacgaaaaatattttttttttttaaattaagcaataGGAACACAAGTTAATGTGCTCCCAAAACCAGGACAGTTCAATACAGGATTGTAAACTCATGTCCGGTGCCCTTTTGTAACCTGCCTGTGATAACCTGAAaggcaactttaaaaataaaacttaccaaAGGCCATCCATAGCCTGCCTCTACCAATGCacacaataaataattttcttgatGAAAGCGTTCAGGAAATCCCACGCAACTGTCCCTTTTCGAAAAGAGGGTGGTAATACTCGTTCCATTCGACATCTGGGAAAGCAATCAGCAAACCCTCTAGGGGAAGGGGCACCTGCTGGTGAAGACCAGCACTCCTACCGAAGTCCCTTTGTGTTTCCGTTTCTCATCGCCTCGACCGTCCTCAGCATCGTCCGAGTCGCCATCGCTGTCGAGGGCCGGCAGCTCGGGGTCCAGGGGGGGCTCGTAGAGCGCGGTGTTGAGTGGCAGATATCGCAGCTCATCCGGGGAGTACCTGCGGCTCAGAGAGGTGACCGTCAGTTGCCGTCTGTGAGGAACAGGACTGCTCTAACCCACGCGCTTCAAACACAGCCCCAACTGTCCCCGCTAGCCCAGCTACTTCTGGAAAAAGATTACAGATGTAACAAGGAAGTTTTCATTTGACCAagtaagaaaagtaataaaaagctTAAACGTTTTTGCACCAGGCTAAGAGTGTAATATACATATTTGATTCTTCCTATCAAAAGATCATGTCTCTCTCCTTCATCCTCAAcccaaagagaag
Coding sequences:
- the C6H6orf120 gene encoding UPF0669 protein C6orf120 homolog, whose translation is MAAAWKRALLVLLASQVASSAGSSEEDEVPGEWVLLHVVQGQIGAGNYSYLRLNHEGKIVLRMQSLRGDADLYVSDSTLHPSFDDYALQSVTCGPDEVSIPAHFRRPVGIGIYGHPSHHESEFEMKVYFDRSVEQSPFAEVATPDGRDPGYRHAQAPEDAPQEEESVLWTVLISVLKLVLEILF
- the PHF10 gene encoding PHD finger protein 10 isoform X4; the encoded protein is MILKIIQMMGPNHPKGGERAQETAAGAVRLQVKTLERRDLSHKEKLYLRELNVITETQCTLGLTALRSDEVIDLMIKEYPAKHAEYSVILQEKERQRITDHYKEYSQMQQQNTQKVEASKVPEYIKKAAKKAAEFNSNLNRERMEERRAYFDLQTHVIQVPQGKYRVLPTERTKVSSYPVALIPGQFQEYYKRYSPDELRYLPLNTALYEPPLDPELPALDSDGDSDDAEDGRGDEKRKHKGTSDSSSGNVSEGEGLPDGQEEPFQGRQRSKDKAATPRKDASKRSVLSKSVPGYKPKVIPNALCGICLKGKESNKKGKAESLIHCSQCDNSGHPSCLDMTMELVSMIKTYPWQCMECKTCIICGQPHHEEEMMFCDVCDRGYHTFCVGLGAIPSGRWICDCCQRAPPTPRKVGRRGKNSKEG